One genomic region from Microcella humidisoli encodes:
- a CDS encoding DUF1206 domain-containing protein: protein MNDASNTAAHAAKAALDAAKAGADGALSVAKQVHGSTVFERTARAGFAVNGLLHVLMGLLAISVATGAAGAGDEADPAGALRTVADTPGGLVLVWVLAIGLAALALWLLLEAVIAHLLRREWKRGIVVLAKAVAYGALAVPAVTIGLGGSVDADSDVREVSAFLVQTPVGIVLLGLCGAAVIAIGGYFVVKGARRGFLDDIDTPNGAAGTAVTVLGTVGYIAKGVALAAVGALLISTAVTVDPAEAGGLDEALRAVVQLPFGAPLLVVIALGLIAYGLYCVVRAKRAQL from the coding sequence ATGAACGATGCGTCGAACACGGCCGCCCACGCCGCGAAGGCCGCGCTCGACGCGGCGAAAGCCGGCGCCGACGGAGCCCTCTCCGTGGCCAAGCAGGTCCACGGCAGCACGGTCTTCGAGCGCACCGCGCGCGCCGGCTTCGCCGTGAACGGCCTCCTGCACGTGCTCATGGGACTGCTCGCCATCTCGGTCGCCACGGGAGCAGCCGGCGCGGGCGACGAGGCCGACCCCGCCGGAGCACTGCGCACCGTCGCCGACACACCAGGCGGACTCGTGCTCGTCTGGGTGCTCGCCATCGGGCTTGCGGCACTCGCGCTCTGGCTGCTGCTCGAGGCGGTCATCGCCCACCTGCTGCGGCGCGAGTGGAAGCGTGGCATCGTCGTGCTCGCCAAAGCCGTGGCGTACGGCGCTCTCGCGGTGCCCGCCGTCACGATCGGCCTCGGCGGCAGCGTCGACGCCGACAGCGATGTGCGCGAGGTCAGCGCGTTCCTCGTGCAGACGCCCGTCGGCATCGTGCTGCTCGGCCTCTGCGGCGCGGCGGTCATCGCGATCGGCGGATACTTCGTCGTGAAGGGCGCGCGGCGGGGCTTCCTCGACGACATCGACACCCCCAACGGTGCCGCCGGCACCGCGGTGACGGTGCTCGGAACAGTCGGATACATCGCCAAAGGCGTCGCGCTCGCGGCGGTCGGCGCACTGCTCATCTCCACGGCCGTCACGGTCGATCCGGCGGAAGCGGGCGGTCTCGACGAGGCCCTGCGCGCCGTCGTGCAGCTGCCGTTCGGCGCCCCGCTGCTCGTCGTGATCGCGCTCGGACTCATCGCCTACGGCCTCTACTGCGTCGTGCGGGCGAAGCGAGCCCAGCTCTAG
- a CDS encoding alanine racemase yields the protein MRDTPYLVVDEHRLEANLAAMAEHARALGVALRPHAKTHKTPEIARRQCEHGAIGLTVATVGEAEVFADAGIDDLFIAYPLWATGPRAARLRSLAGRARLRVGADSIEGVRMLADAVHAGRPGAVPLAIAVEVDSGHHRSGVAPERAAAVAAAALEAGLHVDGVFTFPGHSYGSGAAAPAAGDEAAALATARDALVAAGIPCPVVSGGSTPSARAADGGVLTELRPGVYLFGDAQQWELGTIEPAAIALSARATVVSRRDHVAVVDAGSKILGADRAAYASGYGRLLDHPDARITALSEHHATVTFPPDAVVPPLGTVLRVVPNHVCTAVNLVDELVVEPEGDEVAVWHVAARGRNA from the coding sequence GTGCGCGATACCCCCTACCTCGTCGTCGACGAGCACCGGCTCGAGGCCAACCTCGCTGCCATGGCCGAGCACGCGCGCGCGCTCGGGGTCGCGCTGCGTCCGCACGCCAAGACGCACAAGACACCCGAGATCGCGCGTCGGCAGTGCGAGCACGGGGCCATCGGTCTCACGGTGGCCACGGTGGGCGAGGCCGAGGTCTTCGCCGACGCTGGCATCGACGATCTGTTCATCGCCTATCCGCTGTGGGCGACGGGACCCCGTGCAGCCCGGCTGCGCTCGCTCGCCGGCCGCGCTCGCCTGCGCGTCGGAGCCGACTCGATCGAGGGCGTGCGGATGCTGGCCGACGCCGTGCACGCCGGTCGCCCCGGCGCTGTGCCCCTCGCGATCGCGGTCGAGGTCGACAGCGGCCACCACCGCAGCGGCGTCGCTCCCGAGCGTGCCGCGGCGGTTGCTGCCGCGGCGCTCGAGGCGGGACTCCACGTCGACGGTGTCTTCACCTTCCCCGGGCACTCGTACGGCTCGGGCGCGGCGGCACCCGCGGCGGGCGACGAGGCCGCGGCCCTCGCGACCGCGCGCGATGCGCTCGTCGCGGCGGGCATCCCGTGCCCCGTGGTGAGCGGCGGGTCGACGCCGAGCGCGCGTGCGGCCGACGGCGGCGTGCTCACCGAGCTGCGGCCCGGCGTGTACCTGTTCGGCGACGCGCAGCAGTGGGAGCTCGGCACGATCGAGCCCGCGGCGATCGCGCTGAGCGCGCGAGCGACCGTCGTGAGCCGGCGCGATCATGTGGCGGTCGTGGATGCCGGCAGCAAGATCCTGGGCGCCGACCGCGCCGCCTATGCGAGCGGCTACGGCCGGCTGCTCGACCACCCGGATGCCCGCATCACGGCGCTCTCGGAGCACCACGCGACCGTCACGTTCCCGCCGGACGCCGTCGTGCCGCCGCTCGGCACGGTGCTGCGGGTCGTGCCCAACCACGTCTGCACCGCCGTGAACCTCGTCGACGAGCTCGTCGTCGAGCCCGAGGGGGACGAGGTCGCCGTGTGGCACGTCGCGGCGCGCGGCCGCAACGCTTAA
- a CDS encoding DEAD/DEAH box helicase: MSPTYRRAPHVGTFAAEHLSPSYPERAARGTADRLRAWQAEALDRYFETEPRDFLAAATPGAGKTTFALRLAAELLARRTVERVIVVAPTEHLKRQWADAAHRVGIRLDPAFRNAGRVVGRAFHGAAVTYAQVAAQPFVHRGLVEQASTLVILDEVHHGGDALSWGDAIREAYEGATRRLSLTGTPFRSDTAPIPFVTYVPDAEGIRISQTDYQYGYGRALTDGVVRPVLFLSYAGRMRWRTTSGDEMEAVLGQADTADITAQAWRTALDPGGEWMSGVLRAADTRLTEVRHAIPDAGGLVIATDQATARAYAGLLTSISGEEPTVVLSDEAGASDRIAAFAESESRWLVAVRMVSEGVDVPRLAVGVYATSASTPLFFAQAIGRFVRARRRGETASIFIPSVPAIQRLASELERERDHALDRASDELLDDALLAAAEREEKASDSELAEYTYLALESSATFEKVLYDGDEFGALSPVGSLEELDFLGLPGILEPDQVREVLKARHQRQQRRAADRPAGAAPVPQPLYRSLKEQRTLLNSLVGLRAKLTGQPHGHIHAELRRLCGGPAVGQATVAQLQLRIELLRKQMAAGTS, translated from the coding sequence GTGAGTCCGACCTACCGCCGTGCCCCCCACGTGGGCACCTTCGCTGCGGAGCACCTCTCACCCTCGTACCCCGAGCGGGCCGCGCGCGGCACCGCCGACCGGCTGCGGGCCTGGCAGGCCGAGGCCCTCGACCGCTACTTCGAGACCGAGCCGCGTGACTTCCTCGCGGCCGCCACCCCCGGAGCCGGCAAGACGACGTTCGCCCTGCGTCTCGCCGCCGAGCTGCTCGCGCGCCGCACGGTCGAACGCGTCATCGTCGTGGCACCGACCGAGCACCTCAAGCGGCAGTGGGCTGACGCCGCGCATCGCGTCGGCATCCGCCTCGATCCCGCCTTCCGCAACGCCGGCCGTGTCGTCGGCCGCGCCTTCCACGGCGCCGCCGTCACCTACGCGCAGGTCGCCGCGCAGCCCTTCGTGCACCGCGGGCTCGTCGAGCAGGCCTCGACCCTTGTCATCCTCGACGAAGTGCACCACGGCGGCGATGCGCTCAGCTGGGGCGATGCGATCCGCGAGGCCTACGAGGGCGCGACGCGGCGGCTCTCCCTCACCGGCACCCCCTTCCGCAGCGACACCGCGCCCATCCCGTTCGTGACCTACGTGCCCGACGCCGAGGGTATCCGCATCTCGCAGACCGACTACCAGTACGGCTACGGTCGCGCGCTCACCGACGGTGTCGTGCGCCCGGTGCTGTTCCTCTCGTACGCGGGTCGGATGCGCTGGCGCACGACCTCCGGCGACGAGATGGAGGCGGTGCTCGGGCAGGCGGACACCGCCGACATCACGGCGCAGGCCTGGCGCACGGCGCTCGACCCGGGCGGCGAGTGGATGAGCGGCGTGCTGCGCGCCGCCGACACGCGCCTCACCGAAGTGCGGCACGCGATCCCGGATGCGGGGGGACTCGTCATCGCGACGGATCAGGCGACCGCGCGCGCGTACGCGGGTCTGCTGACGTCGATCTCGGGGGAGGAGCCCACCGTCGTGCTGAGCGACGAGGCCGGGGCCTCCGACCGCATCGCTGCGTTCGCCGAGTCGGAGTCGCGCTGGCTCGTCGCCGTGCGCATGGTCTCCGAAGGCGTCGACGTGCCGCGCCTCGCGGTCGGGGTCTACGCGACGAGCGCATCCACCCCGCTGTTCTTCGCGCAGGCGATCGGGCGCTTCGTGCGCGCGCGCCGCCGCGGCGAGACCGCGTCGATCTTCATCCCGAGCGTTCCTGCCATCCAGCGGCTGGCGAGCGAGCTCGAGCGCGAGCGCGACCACGCGCTCGACCGCGCGAGCGACGAGCTGCTCGATGACGCGCTGCTCGCCGCTGCCGAGCGGGAGGAGAAGGCCAGCGACAGCGAACTCGCCGAGTACACGTACCTCGCCCTCGAATCGAGCGCGACCTTCGAGAAGGTGCTGTACGACGGGGACGAGTTCGGCGCGCTTTCACCCGTCGGCAGCCTGGAGGAGCTCGACTTCCTCGGACTCCCCGGAATCCTCGAACCCGACCAGGTGCGCGAGGTGCTCAAAGCCCGCCACCAGCGGCAGCAGCGGCGTGCCGCCGACCGCCCCGCGGGCGCGGCGCCGGTGCCGCAGCCCCTCTACCGCTCGCTGAAAGAGCAGCGCACGCTGCTCAACAGCCTCGTCGGGCTCCGGGCGAAACTCACCGGGCAGCCGCATGGGCACATCCACGCCGAGCTGCGGCGCCTGTGCGGCGGTCCGGCCGTCGGCCAGGCCACGGTGGCGCAGCTGCAGCTGCGCATCGAGCTGCTGCGCAAGCAGATGGCGGCCGGAACCTCCTGA
- a CDS encoding DNA polymerase IV, with the protein MSKQDGSGRLVTSAPTADLSAPILHLDMDAFFASVELLDRPELRGKPVIVGHRGARSVVTAATYEARRYGVNSAMPMAVALRRCPQAIVLEPHYERYQAASREVMRILADVTPLVEPLSIDEAFLDVAGATALFGPPFAIGTALRARIREETGLVASVGAAATKFVAKLASGRAKPDGLLVVPEAETLAFLHPQPITALWGVGAASAQRLERLGLRTIGDVADAPLDALARALGPAAAGHLHELAHGRDPRTVSPERAEKTIGHEVTFERDIADARVIERELLRLADRVAERLRAGGWVARTLAIKLRFGDFETITRSQTLPEPTDVAQRIATEARALYAASPVVGRGLRLIGVRASGLLPTGTVARGLWDDDEPWREAEGAIDALTERFGRGAVQRASLLRGAPPRRGSVPDAGE; encoded by the coding sequence CAGCCCCGACCGCTGACCTCAGCGCGCCCATCCTGCACCTCGACATGGACGCCTTCTTCGCCTCGGTCGAGCTGCTCGACCGCCCCGAGCTGCGCGGCAAGCCCGTGATCGTCGGCCATCGCGGCGCGCGCTCCGTCGTGACCGCGGCGACGTACGAGGCCCGGCGATACGGCGTGAACTCGGCCATGCCCATGGCCGTCGCCCTGCGCCGCTGCCCGCAGGCGATCGTGCTCGAGCCGCACTACGAGCGTTACCAGGCCGCCTCGCGCGAGGTCATGCGCATCCTCGCCGACGTCACGCCGCTCGTCGAGCCGCTCAGCATCGACGAGGCCTTCCTCGACGTCGCAGGAGCGACCGCGCTCTTCGGACCGCCGTTCGCGATTGGCACGGCGCTGCGGGCGCGCATCCGGGAGGAGACAGGGCTCGTCGCCTCGGTGGGCGCGGCCGCGACGAAGTTCGTGGCGAAGCTCGCCTCGGGCCGCGCCAAGCCCGACGGGCTGCTCGTCGTGCCCGAGGCCGAGACCCTCGCGTTCCTGCATCCCCAGCCGATCACGGCGCTGTGGGGCGTCGGCGCGGCCTCGGCCCAGCGGCTGGAGCGTCTCGGACTGCGCACGATCGGCGACGTCGCGGATGCGCCGCTCGACGCCCTCGCACGCGCACTCGGCCCGGCCGCTGCGGGGCACCTGCACGAACTCGCGCACGGCCGCGACCCCCGCACCGTGTCGCCCGAGCGCGCCGAGAAAACCATCGGGCACGAGGTGACCTTCGAGCGCGACATCGCCGATGCCCGCGTCATCGAGCGCGAGCTGCTGCGACTCGCCGACCGCGTCGCCGAGCGGCTGCGCGCGGGCGGCTGGGTGGCCCGAACACTCGCGATCAAGCTCCGGTTCGGCGACTTCGAGACCATCACGCGGTCGCAGACCCTGCCCGAGCCGACCGACGTCGCCCAGCGCATCGCGACGGAGGCTCGCGCGCTGTATGCGGCCTCGCCCGTCGTCGGCCGCGGTCTGCGGCTCATCGGCGTGCGCGCCTCGGGGCTGCTGCCGACCGGAACGGTGGCGAGAGGGCTGTGGGACGACGACGAACCCTGGCGCGAGGCAGAAGGGGCGATCGACGCCCTGACGGAGCGGTTCGGGCGCGGGGCGGTGCAGCGGGCATCCCTGCTGCGCGGGGCCCCGCCGCGCCGTGGGAGTGTGCCCGACGCGGGCGAGTGA
- a CDS encoding error-prone DNA polymerase → MAGWHNPPIPWSEFERNLREGSRPGSSPPLGGDAGDSPAWSQKRAPYQRRGLEQPDPATVVPYAELHAHSSFSFLDGASSPEELLEEAARLGLMGLAMTDHDGFYGVVRMAEAAEPYGITTVFGAELSLDLTGPQQGVPDPEGTHLLVLARGQAGYHRLAAAITDAQLAGAEKGRPVYDLDVLAEHAGRGGDSTSGDHWMILTGCRKGAVRSALEGRDTRRAGNDGAASDGVARARPTRAHIAAAGAELDALVDRFGASNVCIELFDHGRPLDTVHNDVLAALAAERGLPLVATGAVHYATPARYPLATAFAALRARRSLDDMQGWLPAAGTSHLRSGAEMQRLFARYPGTVARSVELATELGFSLRQAKPNLPRQEVPEGHTPMSWLRELVWAAVPRKYPDASEADRARIARELDVIEAKDFPGYFLIVHDIVQYARSRGILCQGRGSAANSAVCYLLDITAVDSIGYQLPFERFLSSLRDEEPDIDVDFDSDRREEVIQYVFEKYGRRNAAQVANVISYRPKNAVRDMARALGYSTGQQDAWSKQVERWGAVLSSDDHDIPEPVVDLAQQVLTYPRHLGIHSGGMVLTDRPVGEIVPIEHARMENRTVLQWDKDDCAWMGLVKFDLLGLGMLAALQYSFDLMDEHLGERWELATLPKEEQATYDMLCRADSIGVFQVESRAQMGLLPRLQPRKFYDLVVQIALVRPGPIQGGAVHPFVRRKLGHEPITYDHPKLKAPLERTLGIPIFQEQLMQVAMAVGGCTGDDADLLRRAMGSKRGLERIESLRETLYAGMAGNGITGQLADEIYGRIQAFANFGFAESHSISFALLVYASSWIKLHYPGVFLASLLRAQPMGFYAPASLTADAERHGVEVRTPCILRSGVEAGLERLDLVVASAHEPVAPDARRAHPTGLEQCIHRQQPPVPEFEPASTNGDLADCALHRRDGELAVRLGLAEVGGIGRPTAQRIVAERERGGPYRDLTELVYRTGLTAAQVEALATAGAFDVLGMSRREALWAAGAAAQARPEYLPGVVTAVQPPLFTDLDEYELMVANLVSTGIAPGDHPVRFVRGLLRERGVLSARELRRADPGRRVEVAGVVTHRQRPATASGITFLNLEDETGLVNVICSVGLWGRYRRTVRESRALIVRGTLERSAEGVINIVADRVESLPLRVTMPSRDFR, encoded by the coding sequence ATGGCCGGCTGGCACAACCCGCCCATTCCGTGGAGCGAGTTCGAACGGAATCTGCGTGAGGGCAGCCGCCCCGGCTCGAGCCCGCCGCTCGGCGGTGATGCGGGAGACTCCCCCGCCTGGTCGCAGAAGCGTGCGCCGTACCAGCGGCGCGGTCTCGAGCAGCCCGACCCCGCCACGGTCGTGCCCTACGCCGAGCTGCACGCGCACTCGAGCTTCAGCTTCCTCGACGGCGCCTCGAGCCCCGAAGAGCTGCTCGAAGAGGCCGCGCGTCTCGGGCTGATGGGCCTCGCGATGACCGACCACGACGGCTTCTACGGCGTCGTGCGCATGGCCGAGGCGGCCGAGCCGTACGGCATCACGACGGTGTTCGGCGCCGAGCTCTCGCTCGACCTCACGGGTCCGCAGCAGGGCGTGCCCGACCCCGAGGGCACGCACCTGCTCGTGCTCGCGCGCGGGCAGGCCGGCTACCACCGGCTCGCCGCCGCCATCACCGACGCGCAGCTCGCGGGCGCCGAGAAGGGCCGTCCGGTGTACGACCTCGACGTGCTCGCCGAACACGCCGGCCGCGGGGGCGATTCGACGAGCGGCGACCACTGGATGATCCTCACCGGGTGCCGCAAGGGCGCCGTGCGCTCGGCGCTCGAGGGGCGCGACACCAGACGCGCCGGTAACGACGGTGCGGCCTCGGATGGCGTCGCCCGCGCGCGGCCGACGCGCGCCCACATCGCGGCGGCGGGCGCCGAGCTCGACGCGCTCGTCGACCGGTTCGGAGCATCCAATGTCTGCATCGAGCTCTTCGATCACGGCCGGCCGCTCGACACCGTGCACAACGACGTGCTCGCCGCACTCGCCGCTGAGCGCGGGCTGCCGCTCGTCGCGACGGGCGCCGTGCACTACGCGACCCCCGCGCGGTACCCGCTCGCCACCGCGTTCGCCGCCCTGCGCGCGCGCCGCAGCCTCGACGACATGCAGGGCTGGCTGCCCGCGGCCGGCACCTCGCACTTGCGGAGCGGTGCCGAGATGCAGCGCCTGTTCGCGCGGTACCCGGGGACGGTGGCGCGCAGCGTCGAGCTGGCGACCGAGCTCGGCTTCAGCCTGCGGCAGGCCAAACCGAATCTTCCCCGGCAGGAGGTACCAGAAGGCCACACGCCGATGAGCTGGCTGCGCGAGCTCGTCTGGGCGGCCGTGCCGCGCAAGTACCCCGACGCGAGCGAGGCCGACCGCGCCCGCATCGCGCGCGAGCTCGACGTCATCGAGGCCAAAGACTTTCCCGGCTACTTCCTCATCGTGCACGACATCGTGCAGTACGCCCGAAGCCGCGGCATCCTCTGTCAGGGCCGGGGCTCGGCCGCCAACTCGGCCGTCTGCTACCTGCTCGACATCACCGCGGTCGACTCGATCGGCTACCAGCTGCCCTTCGAGCGCTTCCTGTCGTCGCTCAGAGACGAAGAGCCCGACATCGACGTCGACTTCGACTCCGATCGGCGGGAAGAGGTCATCCAGTACGTCTTCGAGAAGTACGGTCGCCGCAATGCCGCCCAGGTGGCGAACGTCATCAGCTACCGGCCGAAGAACGCCGTGCGCGACATGGCGCGGGCGCTCGGCTACTCCACCGGACAGCAGGATGCCTGGAGCAAGCAGGTCGAGCGCTGGGGCGCCGTGCTCTCGAGCGACGACCACGACATTCCCGAACCCGTCGTCGACCTTGCGCAGCAGGTGCTCACCTACCCGCGGCACTTGGGCATCCACTCGGGCGGCATGGTGCTCACCGATCGGCCCGTCGGCGAGATCGTGCCCATCGAGCACGCGCGCATGGAGAACCGCACGGTGCTGCAGTGGGACAAAGACGACTGCGCCTGGATGGGCCTCGTCAAGTTCGACCTGCTCGGCCTCGGCATGCTCGCCGCCCTGCAGTACTCGTTCGACCTCATGGACGAGCACCTCGGTGAGCGGTGGGAGCTCGCGACCCTGCCGAAGGAGGAGCAAGCGACCTACGACATGCTGTGCCGCGCCGACTCGATCGGCGTGTTCCAGGTCGAGAGCCGCGCCCAGATGGGCCTGCTGCCGCGGCTGCAGCCGCGCAAGTTCTACGACCTCGTCGTGCAGATCGCGCTCGTGCGGCCCGGGCCCATTCAGGGCGGGGCCGTGCACCCCTTCGTGCGGCGCAAACTCGGGCACGAGCCGATCACCTACGACCATCCGAAGCTCAAGGCTCCGCTCGAGCGCACGCTCGGCATCCCGATCTTCCAAGAGCAGCTCATGCAGGTCGCGATGGCGGTCGGCGGCTGCACGGGTGACGATGCCGACCTGCTGCGCCGCGCCATGGGCAGCAAGCGCGGCCTCGAGCGCATCGAGTCGCTGCGCGAGACGCTCTACGCCGGCATGGCGGGCAACGGCATCACCGGTCAGCTCGCCGACGAGATCTACGGCCGCATCCAGGCCTTCGCCAACTTCGGCTTCGCCGAGAGCCACTCGATCAGCTTCGCGCTGCTCGTCTACGCGAGCTCGTGGATCAAGCTGCACTACCCCGGCGTCTTCCTCGCCTCGCTCTTGCGCGCGCAGCCGATGGGCTTCTACGCGCCTGCGAGCCTAACGGCCGATGCCGAACGCCACGGTGTGGAGGTGCGCACGCCGTGCATCCTGCGGTCGGGGGTCGAGGCGGGGCTCGAGCGCCTCGATCTGGTGGTCGCGTCAGCGCACGAACCCGTGGCTCCGGATGCCCGCCGCGCGCACCCCACGGGGCTCGAGCAGTGCATCCACCGCCAGCAGCCGCCCGTACCCGAGTTCGAGCCCGCGTCGACGAACGGCGACCTCGCCGACTGCGCGCTGCACCGCCGCGACGGCGAGCTCGCGGTGCGGCTCGGGCTTGCCGAGGTCGGCGGGATCGGTCGGCCGACGGCCCAGCGCATCGTCGCCGAGCGCGAGCGGGGCGGCCCGTACCGCGACCTCACCGAGCTCGTCTACCGCACGGGGCTCACGGCCGCCCAGGTCGAGGCCCTGGCGACCGCCGGCGCCTTCGACGTGCTCGGCATGTCGCGGCGCGAGGCGCTGTGGGCGGCGGGTGCGGCGGCGCAGGCCCGGCCCGAGTACCTGCCGGGGGTCGTCACGGCGGTGCAGCCGCCGCTGTTCACCGACCTCGACGAGTACGAGCTCATGGTCGCCAACCTCGTGTCGACGGGCATCGCTCCCGGCGACCACCCCGTGCGCTTCGTGCGCGGGCTGCTGCGCGAGCGCGGCGTGCTGAGCGCGCGCGAGCTGCGCAGGGCCGATCCGGGGCGCCGCGTCGAGGTCGCGGGGGTCGTCACCCACCGTCAGCGACCCGCGACCGCGAGCGGCATCACCTTCCTCAACCTGGAAGACGAGACGGGCCTCGTGAACGTCATCTGCTCGGTCGGGCTGTGGGGCCGCTATCGCCGCACGGTGCGCGAGAGCCGCGCCCTCATCGTGCGGGGCACGCTCGAGCGCTCTGCCGAGGGCGTCATCAACATCGTCGCCGACCGCGTCGAGTCGCTGCCTTTGCGCGTCACGATGCCGAGCCGCGACTTCCGCTAG